The following proteins are co-located in the Eriocheir sinensis breed Jianghai 21 chromosome 1, ASM2467909v1, whole genome shotgun sequence genome:
- the LOC126990047 gene encoding uncharacterized protein LOC126990047 isoform X3, translating into MKDGQQQLLRGPRRVVRLCVFALLLPATLITIPLYVRLMLYPPAHYPMMPTDQRLLAHHASSFWCQAQWTHMNGTYNAYVSSETPPASPTRSVHHMLHSTTLQDDIKEYWGFHLLKGSTVTISTCASTDGAQLMILRGVNNLHRCAWIGEEDSAEDREVEENPKKGVSEPLPLSTETDGGLKPPQPKEISNDTTEASYEARDPGIMTSEERQNELELLLRKAIRMSKNNKEILRLLHLLQRSDDRTLPRHLQERLGIIPEEGENVSAPHSAQDPPNRKRREIREDAPAEEYGGSEVFDEDNPKAGSRPNATGAESNPVESLIGGQVFFPEGLRFERGKFNQTNKNDGSHEEHVSSYSSSEEALASCEGVIMTLPLATYRGCSFRWTDRNRVVYDIPVTGTYYFVFSSDNEIADNNLFFNLTLQRVTYDTKSAEHLCTNTSECSLPLSFWSRQQTLVEVPEEKSWNRAYVLDTACQPRVPVFFAFILAAPLLILLCAFQ; encoded by the exons ATGGCCAACAGCAGCTGCTGCGCGGGCCGCGGCGCGTGGTGCGACTGTGCGTGTTCGCGCTGCTGCTGCctgccaccctcatcaccatACCGCTGTACGTGCGCCTGATGCTGTACCCGCCCGCCCACTACCCCATGATGCCCACCGACCAGCGGCTCCTCGCCCATCACGCCTCCTCCTTCTGGTGCCAG GCCCAGTGGACCCACATGAACGGCACCTACAACGCCTACGTGAGCAGCGAGACGCCGCCAGCCTCACCCACGCGCTCCGTGCACCACATGCTCCACTCCACCACGCTGCAGGACGACATCAAGGAGTACTGGGGCTTCCACCTGCTCAAGGGATCCACCGTCACCATCTCCACTTGCGCCAG CACGGACGGCGCTCAGCTGATGATCTTGCGCGGCGTGAACAATCTCCACCGATGTGCCTGGATCGGCGAAGAGGACTCTGCTGAggacagggaggtggaggaaaacccCAAGAAGGGCGTCTCGGAGCCTTTACCTCTGTCAACAGAAACGGACGGTGGCCTGAAACCGCCGCAGCCAAAGGAAATTAGTAATGACACTACCGAGGCGAGCTATGAAGCGCGCGATCCCGGCATCATGACCTCGGAGGAGCGACAGAATGAACTGGAGCTGCTGCTGAGGAAGGCCATCAGGATGAGCAAAAACAACAAAGAGATCCTTCGGCTGCTCCACCTGTTGCAGCGCTCCGACGACCGCACTCTGCCCCGGCACCTGCAGGAACGACTGGGCATCATCCCAGAGGAAGGCGAGAACGTCTCGGCGCCCCATTCTGCGCAAGACCCTCCAAACAGGAAGCGTCGCGAGATCCGGGAAGATGCCCCCGCTGAAGAATATGGTGGCTCTGAGGTCTTTGACGAAGATAACCCCAAGGCGGGGAGCCGCCCCAACGCAACGGGGGCCGAGTCCAACCCCGTGGAAAGCCTCATCGGTGGTCAAGTATTCTTCCCGGAGGGTTTGAGGTTCGAGCGGGGAAAGTTCAACCAGACCAACAAGAATGACGGATCCCATGAGGAGCACGTGTCGTCGTACTCCAGCAGCGAGGAGGCGCTGGCCAGCTGTGAGGGCGTCATCATGACACTGCCCCTCGCCACTTACCGCGGCTGCAGCTTCCGATGGACCGATCGGAACAGAGTTGTCTACGACATTCCAGTCACCGGCACATATTACTTCGTGTTCTCAAGCGACAACGAGATCGCCGACAACAATTTGTTCTTCAACTTGACGCTACAGCGCGTCACCTACGACACGAAGTCCGCCGAGCACCTGTGCACCAACACCAGCGAGTGCTCCTTGCCGCTGTCCTTCTGGTCCCGCCAACAAACGCTGGTGGAGGTGCCGGAGGAGAAGTCTTGGAACAGGGCCTACGTGCTGGACACCGCGTGCCAGCCCCGCGTGCCCGTCTTCTTTGCCTTCATCCTCGCGGCGCCGCTGCTCATCCTCCTCTGCGCCTTCCAATAG
- the LOC126990047 gene encoding uncharacterized protein LOC126990047 isoform X2 — protein sequence MSEDGSMVYLPQEDRTCGIFPRNTFSLLKPNGQQQLLRGPRRVVRLCVFALLLPATLITIPLYVRLMLYPPAHYPMMPTDQRLLAHHASSFWCQAQWTHMNGTYNAYVSSETPPASPTRSVHHMLHSTTLQDDIKEYWGFHLLKGSTVTISTCASTDGAQLMILRGVNNLHRCAWIGEEDSAEDREVEENPKKGVSEPLPLSTETDGGLKPPQPKEISNDTTEASYEARDPGIMTSEERQNELELLLRKAIRMSKNNKEILRLLHLLQRSDDRTLPRHLQERLGIIPEEGENVSAPHSAQDPPNRKRREIREDAPAEEYGGSEVFDEDNPKAGSRPNATGAESNPVESLIGGQVFFPEGLRFERGKFNQTNKNDGSHEEHVSSYSSSEEALASCEGVIMTLPLATYRGCSFRWTDRNRVVYDIPVTGTYYFVFSSDNEIADNNLFFNLTLQRVTYDTKSAEHLCTNTSECSLPLSFWSRQQTLVEVPEEKSWNRAYVLDTACQPRVPVFFAFILAAPLLILLCAFQ from the exons ATGGCCAACAGCAGCTGCTGCGCGGGCCGCGGCGCGTGGTGCGACTGTGCGTGTTCGCGCTGCTGCTGCctgccaccctcatcaccatACCGCTGTACGTGCGCCTGATGCTGTACCCGCCCGCCCACTACCCCATGATGCCCACCGACCAGCGGCTCCTCGCCCATCACGCCTCCTCCTTCTGGTGCCAG GCCCAGTGGACCCACATGAACGGCACCTACAACGCCTACGTGAGCAGCGAGACGCCGCCAGCCTCACCCACGCGCTCCGTGCACCACATGCTCCACTCCACCACGCTGCAGGACGACATCAAGGAGTACTGGGGCTTCCACCTGCTCAAGGGATCCACCGTCACCATCTCCACTTGCGCCAG CACGGACGGCGCTCAGCTGATGATCTTGCGCGGCGTGAACAATCTCCACCGATGTGCCTGGATCGGCGAAGAGGACTCTGCTGAggacagggaggtggaggaaaacccCAAGAAGGGCGTCTCGGAGCCTTTACCTCTGTCAACAGAAACGGACGGTGGCCTGAAACCGCCGCAGCCAAAGGAAATTAGTAATGACACTACCGAGGCGAGCTATGAAGCGCGCGATCCCGGCATCATGACCTCGGAGGAGCGACAGAATGAACTGGAGCTGCTGCTGAGGAAGGCCATCAGGATGAGCAAAAACAACAAAGAGATCCTTCGGCTGCTCCACCTGTTGCAGCGCTCCGACGACCGCACTCTGCCCCGGCACCTGCAGGAACGACTGGGCATCATCCCAGAGGAAGGCGAGAACGTCTCGGCGCCCCATTCTGCGCAAGACCCTCCAAACAGGAAGCGTCGCGAGATCCGGGAAGATGCCCCCGCTGAAGAATATGGTGGCTCTGAGGTCTTTGACGAAGATAACCCCAAGGCGGGGAGCCGCCCCAACGCAACGGGGGCCGAGTCCAACCCCGTGGAAAGCCTCATCGGTGGTCAAGTATTCTTCCCGGAGGGTTTGAGGTTCGAGCGGGGAAAGTTCAACCAGACCAACAAGAATGACGGATCCCATGAGGAGCACGTGTCGTCGTACTCCAGCAGCGAGGAGGCGCTGGCCAGCTGTGAGGGCGTCATCATGACACTGCCCCTCGCCACTTACCGCGGCTGCAGCTTCCGATGGACCGATCGGAACAGAGTTGTCTACGACATTCCAGTCACCGGCACATATTACTTCGTGTTCTCAAGCGACAACGAGATCGCCGACAACAATTTGTTCTTCAACTTGACGCTACAGCGCGTCACCTACGACACGAAGTCCGCCGAGCACCTGTGCACCAACACCAGCGAGTGCTCCTTGCCGCTGTCCTTCTGGTCCCGCCAACAAACGCTGGTGGAGGTGCCGGAGGAGAAGTCTTGGAACAGGGCCTACGTGCTGGACACCGCGTGCCAGCCCCGCGTGCCCGTCTTCTTTGCCTTCATCCTCGCGGCGCCGCTGCTCATCCTCCTCTGCGCCTTCCAATAG
- the LOC126990047 gene encoding uncharacterized protein LOC126990047 isoform X1 produces MMRSASPPVPPVQTARAAVPATPYSDGQQQLLRGPRRVVRLCVFALLLPATLITIPLYVRLMLYPPAHYPMMPTDQRLLAHHASSFWCQAQWTHMNGTYNAYVSSETPPASPTRSVHHMLHSTTLQDDIKEYWGFHLLKGSTVTISTCASTDGAQLMILRGVNNLHRCAWIGEEDSAEDREVEENPKKGVSEPLPLSTETDGGLKPPQPKEISNDTTEASYEARDPGIMTSEERQNELELLLRKAIRMSKNNKEILRLLHLLQRSDDRTLPRHLQERLGIIPEEGENVSAPHSAQDPPNRKRREIREDAPAEEYGGSEVFDEDNPKAGSRPNATGAESNPVESLIGGQVFFPEGLRFERGKFNQTNKNDGSHEEHVSSYSSSEEALASCEGVIMTLPLATYRGCSFRWTDRNRVVYDIPVTGTYYFVFSSDNEIADNNLFFNLTLQRVTYDTKSAEHLCTNTSECSLPLSFWSRQQTLVEVPEEKSWNRAYVLDTACQPRVPVFFAFILAAPLLILLCAFQ; encoded by the exons ATGGCCAACAGCAGCTGCTGCGCGGGCCGCGGCGCGTGGTGCGACTGTGCGTGTTCGCGCTGCTGCTGCctgccaccctcatcaccatACCGCTGTACGTGCGCCTGATGCTGTACCCGCCCGCCCACTACCCCATGATGCCCACCGACCAGCGGCTCCTCGCCCATCACGCCTCCTCCTTCTGGTGCCAG GCCCAGTGGACCCACATGAACGGCACCTACAACGCCTACGTGAGCAGCGAGACGCCGCCAGCCTCACCCACGCGCTCCGTGCACCACATGCTCCACTCCACCACGCTGCAGGACGACATCAAGGAGTACTGGGGCTTCCACCTGCTCAAGGGATCCACCGTCACCATCTCCACTTGCGCCAG CACGGACGGCGCTCAGCTGATGATCTTGCGCGGCGTGAACAATCTCCACCGATGTGCCTGGATCGGCGAAGAGGACTCTGCTGAggacagggaggtggaggaaaacccCAAGAAGGGCGTCTCGGAGCCTTTACCTCTGTCAACAGAAACGGACGGTGGCCTGAAACCGCCGCAGCCAAAGGAAATTAGTAATGACACTACCGAGGCGAGCTATGAAGCGCGCGATCCCGGCATCATGACCTCGGAGGAGCGACAGAATGAACTGGAGCTGCTGCTGAGGAAGGCCATCAGGATGAGCAAAAACAACAAAGAGATCCTTCGGCTGCTCCACCTGTTGCAGCGCTCCGACGACCGCACTCTGCCCCGGCACCTGCAGGAACGACTGGGCATCATCCCAGAGGAAGGCGAGAACGTCTCGGCGCCCCATTCTGCGCAAGACCCTCCAAACAGGAAGCGTCGCGAGATCCGGGAAGATGCCCCCGCTGAAGAATATGGTGGCTCTGAGGTCTTTGACGAAGATAACCCCAAGGCGGGGAGCCGCCCCAACGCAACGGGGGCCGAGTCCAACCCCGTGGAAAGCCTCATCGGTGGTCAAGTATTCTTCCCGGAGGGTTTGAGGTTCGAGCGGGGAAAGTTCAACCAGACCAACAAGAATGACGGATCCCATGAGGAGCACGTGTCGTCGTACTCCAGCAGCGAGGAGGCGCTGGCCAGCTGTGAGGGCGTCATCATGACACTGCCCCTCGCCACTTACCGCGGCTGCAGCTTCCGATGGACCGATCGGAACAGAGTTGTCTACGACATTCCAGTCACCGGCACATATTACTTCGTGTTCTCAAGCGACAACGAGATCGCCGACAACAATTTGTTCTTCAACTTGACGCTACAGCGCGTCACCTACGACACGAAGTCCGCCGAGCACCTGTGCACCAACACCAGCGAGTGCTCCTTGCCGCTGTCCTTCTGGTCCCGCCAACAAACGCTGGTGGAGGTGCCGGAGGAGAAGTCTTGGAACAGGGCCTACGTGCTGGACACCGCGTGCCAGCCCCGCGTGCCCGTCTTCTTTGCCTTCATCCTCGCGGCGCCGCTGCTCATCCTCCTCTGCGCCTTCCAATAG